From Kitasatospora sp. MAP12-44:
ACGGCGCTGCTGCGCGAGGCCGGGCACGGGGTGAAGCGGCTGCCGGTCGCGTGCGCCTTCCACAGCCCGCTGGTGGCCGGCGCGGGCGAGCGCTTCGCCGCGGCGCTGGCGGCACGCACGGTGCGGGCCCCGGAGTTCCCGGTCTACTCCAACCGGACGGCGGCCGCCTACCCGCCGGACCCAGCCGCGGTGCGGGCCGGTCTTGAGGCGCAGATCGGCGCGCCGGTGCGATTCGTGGAGCAGATCGAGGCGATGTACGAGGCGGGCGCGCGGGTGTTCGTCGAGGCCGGGCCCGGTTCGGTGCTCAGCCGGCTGGTGTCGGCGGTGCTCGCGGACCGCCCGCACCGGGCCGTACCGCTGGAGGGGCGCCGCCGGGCGCTGCCCGGATTCCTCGACGCGCTGGCCGAACTGGCCGTCGCGGGCGTGCCGGTGCGTACCGACCGGCTGTTCCGCGGCCGCGACGCGGTGGACGCGGGCCGGGCGCGGGCGGCGCGCCGGCCCGGTTGGACGGTGGACGGGCAGCTGGTGCGTACCGCTGCCGGAGAACTGCTGCCCGGTGCGCTGGCACCGGTGCGACCCGTACCGGAGGCTCTGATGACGGCCCAGACACCGCAACCGAACAGCGATGCGCTGGTCTCGGAGTTCCTGCGCAGCAGCCGGGAGTTGATCGCGGCCCAACGGGACGTGCTGATGACCTACTTCGGTGCCACCGGCCAGCCGGCGGCCGCACTGCCGGTGCCCGTCGTGGCGCCGTTCGCGCTGCCGCAGCCGCCGGTCGAGGCCGTCACGGTGGAGGAACCGATGGCCGAGGCGGCGCCCGGGGCGCCCTCGCTGACGGCGGACGACCTGCTGCGCGCGGTGGTCGAGGTGATCGGCGAGCGCACCGGCTACCCCGTCGACATGATCGAGCCCGACCTCGACCTCGAAGCCGACCTGAGCATCGACTCCATCAAGCGCACCGAGATCATCGGCCAGCTTGCCCGCCGGCTGGCCGCCGCCCCCGAGCTCGGCGCGCTCGCCGACGAGCAGGTGGAGGAGCTCTCGCGCGCCCGCACGGCGGCCGCCATCACCGCCTGGCTGACCGAGCGCCTGAGCGCTCCTGCCGTACAGCTTGAAGCAGCGGAGCCTGCGCCGCAGGAGCCGCAGACCGTCCAGAGCCACGACCCGGTGCGCCTGGAGTTCACCGCCGCGCCGCTCGCCGAGCCCGACCGGGCGGCGGGGGAGCTGGCAGGCCGGCGCTACGCGCTGCTGGGCGAGGACGGCCACGGCGTCGCCCAGGCGCTGTCCGGGCGGCTCGCCGCCCTGGGCGGGCAGCTGCTGGCGCTCGACGCGACGTACGAACTGCTCCCCACGGACGGCCCGTTGGACGGTGTGCTGCTGCTCGACCCGCTCGCCGAGCACGGCGCGCCGGTGCTGCCGGGGTGCGTGCCCGCGCTGCAAGCCGCGCTGGCCCGCTCCCCGCGCCACCTGCTCGCCGTCCGCGCCCTGTCCAGCCCCGAGGCTGGTAGGGCGGACGGGCTGCGCGGGCTGTTCCGCACGCTGGCCCGCGAGTACCCGCAGCTCTGCGCCCGGCTGGTCGAGGTCGACCCGGCGGACCCGGAGCAGGCCGCTGACGCGCTGCTCGGTGAGCTGCTGGCCGAGGACCACGAGCCGGTGGTGCGGCGCACCCCGGCCGGCCGCCAAGGCCTGACACTGGTCGAGCGCGGCCTCGGCGCGCTGGGCAGCACGGGCGCGGGCCCGGCCGGCGACGGTGTCGCCGAGGCGTCCGCACTGGGCCTGGACCAGGACGCCGTGGTGCTGCTGGTCGGCGGCGCGCGCGGGATCACCGCGCGGTTCGCGGCGACGCTGGCCGCGGCGAGCCGCTGCCGCCTGGAGCTGCTGGGCCGCACCGCCTGGCCGCAGGACCCGGAGAGCGCGGTGACGGCCGCCGCCCGCGACCGCTCGGCGCTGCGCTCCGCGCTGGCCCGCGACGGCGTGCCGCTGCCTTCGGTCGACGGCGCGGTCTCCCGGCTGCTGGCCGGGCGCGAAGTCGCGGCGACGCTGGACGAGTTGGCGAGGCTCGGCTCGCCGGCCCGCTACCGGTCGGTGGACGCGGCCGACCCGGCGGCGCTGCGCCAGGCGGTCAAGGAGGCCTACGCGGAGTACGGCCGACTGGACGGCGTGGTCTACGCGGCGGGCGTGATCGAGGACAAGGTGCTCGCGCAGAAGGACCCGGAGTCCTTTCGGCGGGTCTTCGCCACCAAGGCCGAGGGGGCCAGGGCCCTGCTGGAGTCGCTGGCCGAGCTGCCGGCCGGGCCGCGCTTCACGGTGCTCTTCGGCAGCATCGCGGCCGCGCTCGGCAACCGCGGCCAGAGCGACTACGCCGCCGCCAACGACGCCCTTGAGGAGCTCGGCGCCCGCTGGGCGGACCGCACCGGACGCCGCGCGCTGACCGTGCACTGGGGACCGTGGGCGCCGTCCGGCGCGCACGGCGGCATGGTCTCCGAGGAGCTGGCCCGGGACTACACCCGCCGGGGCGTGCGGCTGATCGAACCGGGCGCGGGCACGCTGGCGCTGCTGCGCGAACTCGCCTGGGGCGACGAGTCGGTGCGGGCCGTGGTCTACACCGCCTCGGGCTGGTGAGCGCCCCGATGGAGCGGACGGCCACCCCGGTGGCGGTGGTGGGCATGGCGGTGCTGCTGCCGGGCGCGCCGGACCTGGCGTCCTACTGGCGCAACCTGGTGGACGGCGTCGACGCGATCACGGACGTCCCGGCGGGGCGCTGGGACAGCCAGTACTACGACCCGGGCGCCGCCGCCGGACCGGGCGCGCCGGACCGGCTCTACTGCCGGCGCGGCGGCTTCGTGGACGGGTTGGCGCAGGTGCAGCCGACCCGGTTCGGCCTGATGCCCAGTTCGGTCGCGGGTACCGAGCCCGACCAGCTGATCGCGCTCCAGGTGGCCGCCGCCGCGATCGACGACGCGGGCGGCCAGGACCGGCTGCCGGACCGCGACCGGATCGGCGTGGTGCTGGGCCGGGGCGGCTATCTGACGCCTGGTCAGGTGCGGCTGGACCAGCGGGTCCGCAGCGCGCACCAGGTGGTGCGCACCCTCGGCGAGCTGCTGCCCGAACTGACAGAGGGTCAACTCACCAAGGTGCGCGAAGCGTTCACCGACCAGCTGGGACCGGACCAGCCCGAGTCGGCGATCGGCCTGGTGCCCAACCTGGCCGCCTCCCGGGTGGCCAACCGGCTGGACCTGCGCGGCCCCGCGTACACGGTGGACGCCGCCTGCGCGTCCTCGCTGGTCGCCGTCGACCAGGCGGTCGGCGAACTGGCCACCGGCCGCTGCGATGTGGTGCTCGCGGGCGGAGTGCACCACTGCCACGACATCACGCTGTGGAGCGTCTTCACGCAGCTCAAGGCGCTGTCGCCGAGCCAGCGCAGCCGTCCCTTCCACCGCTCGGCCGACGGCCTGCTGATCGGCGAGGGCACCGGCGTGGTGGTGCTCAAGCGGCTCGCCGACGCCGAGCGGGACGGCGACCGGGTGTACGCGGTGATCCGTGGCACCGGGGTGGCGAGCGACGGCCGCACCCAGGCGCTGGCCAGCCCCGACCCGGGCGGCCAGGGCCGGGCGGTACGGGCGGCCTGGCGGGCGGCCGGCCTCGACCCGGCGGCGCCCGGCTCGGTCGGCCTGCTGGAGGCCCACGGGACGGCCACCCCGGCCGGGGACGTCGCCGAACTCACTACGCTGGCCGAGGTGTTCGGCCCGGCGTCGGTCGACGGCGACCGCGCGGTGCTGGGCTCGGTGAAGTCGATGATCGGCCACACCATGCCGGCCGCCGGCATCGCCGCGCTGGTCAAGGCGGCGCTGGCGGTGCACCATGGCGTGCTGCTCCCCACGCTGCACTGCGACGACCCGCACCCGGCGCTGGCCGCCACCCGCTTTCGGACCATCGGCGCCGCCCAACCCTGGGAGACCGGTCCCGGCGCAGCGCCGCGCCGGGCCGGCGTGAACGCCTTCGGCTTCGGCGGCATCAACGCCCATGTGGTGCTTGAGCAGGCCCCCGACCGCGCCGTCCGGGCGGCCGCGCCGCCGCGTCGGCCTGCCGTGGTCACCGAGCCGGAGCGGGTGCTGCGGCTGGCCGCCGACGGGCCCGAGCGGCTGGCCGAGCTGCTGGCGGCCGACGACGCCACGCTGCTGGCCGCCGCAGGCGCCCTCGCCGAGCCGGCAGGTTCCGCCCCGCGCTGCCGACTGGCGATCGCCGACCCGACGGCCAAGCGCCTGGCGCTGGCCCGCCGCGCGGTGGCCCGGGGGCGGGCCTGGCGCGGGCGCGGCGACCTCTGGTTCACCCCGCGACCGCTGCTCGGACCCGGCTCCGAGGGAGGCCGGATCGCCTTCCTCTTCCCGGGCCTGGAGGGCGAGTTCGCACCCCGGGTGGACGACGTGGCCGACCACTTCGGCCTGCCCCGCCCGCTGCCCGCCGAGGCCGGCGCACCCGTGGGCGACATCGGACGGCACGGGGTGGGCGTGGTCGCCGTCGGACGGCTGCTGGACGCCGCGCTACGCCGGATCGGCATCCGACCGGACGGCGTGGCCGGGCACAGCGTCGGCGAGTGGACCGCGATGATCGCCGGCGGGCTCTACTCCGGCGCGTCGGTGGACGCCTTCCTGGAGTCCTTCGATCCGGACGCCCTGCGGGTCCCCGGACTGGCCTTCGCCGCGCTCGGCGCGCCCGCCGAGCGGGTGCTCGACGCGCTGGCGAGCGTGGACGGCATGCACGAGGTCGTCCTGTCGCACGACAACGCGCCGCAGCAGTCGATCGTCTGCGGGCCGCGCGGGCCGGTCGCCGAACTCGTCCAGTGGTTCCGCGAGCGCGGCGTGCTCGGCCAGCTGCTGCCGTTCCAGTCCGGCTTCCACACCCCGATGCTGGCGCCCTATCTGGAGCCGATCCGGCAGGCCGCCGGCCGCTTCGAACTGCACCGGCCTACCGTGCCGGTCTGGTCCGGCACGACCGCCTCGCCGTTCCCGCAGGGCCCTGACGCCGTACGGGAGTTGTTCGTCCGCCATCTGCTGGAGCCAGTGCGCTTCCGCCCGCTGGTCGAGGCGATGTACGCGGCGGGCTTCCGGGCCTTCGTCCAGGTTGGCACCGGGCAGCTGGCCTCGCTGGTGGGCGACACGCTCGGCGAGCGCGCGCACCTGGTGGTGGCGGCGAACTCCCCGCACCAGGACGGTCTTGCGCAGCTGCGCCGGGTGGCCGCCGCGCTCTGGGTGGACGGCGTCGAGCCGGACGCGGCCGCCCTGCTGCCCGCCGCACCCCTCTCCCGCAGCGCGGCGCGCCCGCATCCGGCCGTCCCACTGGACCTCGGGGGCGCGCTGGTCTCGCTGGCCCCCGCCGCGCTCGGCCCGCTGCGGGCCGCGCTGGCGACCGGCAGGCCGGGAGCCACCGTCGGCTCCGCGTCGATCGCCGGTGCGGGCCTGGCCTCGCTCGCCGACCGGTTCCCGGTGGCGGCCGAACTGGCGGCGCTGCTGGGCGACACCGAGCGGACGGCGGCCGAACTGATCGGCGCCGCACGGCAGTCGACGCCGCGCCGGGCCGCCCCACTTCCGCCGGTCGCCCCCGCGCGCCCGGCGGTCGTCAGCAGCAAGCTGCACGTCTCACTGGACGCCATGCCCTACCTGCTCGACCACTGCTTCTTCCGCCAGCGCGCCAACTGGCCCGATCCGGCCGACCGTTGGCCCGTGGTGCCCGCCACCACGATCCTGCAGCACCTGGTGGACGCCGCCGAGCAGGCGATGCCCGGCCGGGTGGCCGCAGCCGTGCACGACCTGCGCTTCGGGCAGTGGACGCCGGCCGCGACACCGATGGACGTCGAGATCACCCTGCGGGGCGCAGGCCCGCACCGGCTCGCCGCCACCTTTGGTGAATTCGCCCGTGGCACCGTCGAAGTGACGGACCGCCATGCCTGGCCGCCCGCACCCTGGCCGGTGCAGCGGGAGGGCGAGAGCGCACCGGAGGTGACGGCCCAGGACCTCTACGAGCAGCGCTGGCTGTTCCACGGCCCGGCCTTCCAGGGCCTGACCGAGCTGACCGCCCTTGGGCCCGCGCACGTCCGCGGCGTGATCACCGCGCCCCCCGCGCCCGGCGCCCTGCTGGACAACGTCGGCCAACTGCTCGGCTACTGGATTCTCGCCACCCGCACCGAGCGCACCGTCGTCTTCCCGGTCGGCATCCGGCAGTTGAGCTTCTTCGGGCCGGCCCCGCACCCCGGCACGCCGCTGCGCTGCCACATCCGGATCACCAGCCTCACCGAGGCCGCCCTCGAAGCCGACGTCCAACTGCTGCTGCCCGACGGCACGCTCTGGGCCGAGGTGCGCGGCTGGCAGGACCGCCGCTTCGACAGCCACCCGCAGACCCGCCCGGTGGAGCGCCACCCCGAGCGCAACACGCTCTCCGCGCCGCAACCCGGCGGCTGGGTGCTGCTGCACGAGCGCTGGCCCGACCTGGCCTCCCGCGACCTGATCATGCGCAACCACCTCGCCGGCGCCGAGCGGGCCCGCTACGAGCAGCAGCCGCCGCGCGCCCGCCGGGCCTGGCTGCTGGGGCGGATCGCGGTGAAGGACGCGGTGCGGCGCCTGCTCTGGGAGGACGGCGAGGGCCCGGTGTTCCCCGCCGAGATCGAGGTGCTCAACGACGAGAGCGGCCGGCCCCGCGCGGCCGGGGGTGCACGGCCGGACGCTCCCGGCGCTGGACGTCTCGCTCGCCCACTGCGGCGAGGCAGCGGTGGCCCTGGTCCGGCACCCGACAGCGCAGGGCGTGGGGATCGACCTGGAGGAAGTCACCGAGCGGCCCGCCGAGACCCTGGCGGTCGCGCTCGGCCCGGCGGAGCTCGAATTGCTGGCGTCATGCCGGCAGAAGCACGGCGGCTCCGAGGCGCTCTGGTTCACCCGCTTCTGGACCGCCAAGGAGGCGGCGGCCAAGAGCGAGGGCACCGGACTGGGCGGCAGGCCACGCGAGTTCGCCGTGATCGCGGCCGAACCCTCCGCCCTGCTGGTCGCGGTCGGCGCGCGCCGCCACCGGATCTGCTGCACCGAGCTTGCCAGCCCGCCCGGCCTGCCGCAGCGCAGCTACGTCGCCGCCTGGACCGCGGCGGACGACACCCACACCCGACACCTGAGCGACGAGAGGACGACATCGAAGTGACCACCACCGAACAGGAGGTTCTCGCCGAGATCACCGCCATGCTGGCCACCGTCCTGGAGGAGTACGGCCTCGACGACGCCGAGGTGACGATGGAGTCCCGGTTCACCCAGGACCTCGAACTGGAGAGCATCGACCTGGTCACGCTGGCCGGGCAGCTCCAGGAGCGCTGGGGCGGGCGGATCAACTTCGCCGAGTTCATCGCGGGCATGGAGCTCGACGAGATCATCGGGCTGACGGTGGGCCGCCTGGTGCACCACGTGGTGGGCCGCCTGCAGAGCGCCGAGCGGAGCTGAGATGGCCTTCCTCGACCTCGACGGCCGGCGCTGCCACGTGCAGCGCCTGGGCCCGCGCGACGGCCGGCCGCCCGCCGCGACCGCCGTCCTGCTGCACGGGCTGCTCACCGACAGCCTGGCCAGCTACTACTTCACCCTGGCCCCCGCGCTGGCCGCCGCCGGGGTGGAGGTGCTGATGTACGACCACCGCGGCCACGGCCGCAGCGGGCGGCCCGCCACCGGCTACCGCCTGGAGCACTTCACCGATGACCTGGAGGCCCTGCTGGACCGGCTGGAGCTGACCGGACCCCTGCACCTGCTCGGCAACTCCTTCGGCGGCACGGTGGCGTTCAGCCTCGCGGCCAGGCGCCCCGAGCAGGTCGCGAGCATCCTCGCCATCGAGTCCGAGCCGGCCTCGCCGGCCTGGGCGGTCAAGCTGGACGGCATCCTGCGCGAGGCCGAGCGGCACCTGGTGGCGGAGGAGTCGCTGGCCTGGGTCGCCCAGCACCGCGGCGCGCACACCGCCAGGCTGGCCCGTTCGGCCGGCACGCTGCTGGTCGGCACCACGCTGGCGCGCGACATCCCCGCCAGCCGCCTGCCCTCGCCGGACGAGCTGCGCGCGATCCGCTGCCCGGTGCTGGCCGTCTACGGGACGCGCTCCGACCTCGCCCCGCAGGCGGCCTGGTTGGAGGGGCTGCTGCCCGACTGCCGCAGCACCTTCGTCCCCGACCAGGAGCACTCCGTGCTGATCGAGGAGCCGGAGACGGTCCGCCGACTCGCCTTCGACTGGCTGCGCGAGAACGGCGCGCGGCTGGTCCCGCAGGCCGAGGGGAGTCTGCGGTGAGCCGGTTCCTCTTCGTCGTCCCGCCGCTGGTCGGCCATCTGAACCCGGCCGTCGCCGTCGCCGCCGAGCTGGCCGCTCGCGGGCACTCGATCGGCTGGGCCGGCGTGCCCGAGCTGATCGCCCAACTCGCGGGCCCGGCAGCCGAAGTGCACCCCTGTGCGGTCTCCGCCGGCGGCCCCGACGGCCCGGCGCAGCGCCCACCGGAGCTGCGCGGGCCGGCGGCGTTGAAGTTCCTCTGGGAGGACTTCCTGATCCCGCTCGCCGAGGCGATGGCCCCCGGCGTGACGGCGGCGGTGGCCCGCTTCCGCCCGGACGTGCTGGTGGTGGACCAGCAGGCGGTGGCCGGCGCGCTGGTCGCCGAACGCCTCGGCCTGCCCTGGGCCACCTCCGCGACGACCTCGGCGGAGTTCACCGGCGCGCTGGACGGCATGCCGCTGGTGGACGCCTGGATCGCCGGGCTGCTCGCCGACCTGCGCACCCGGATCGGCGACCCGCGCGGCAGCGCCGATCCGCGCTTCTCACCGCACCTGATCCTCGCCTTCACCACCCCCGAGCTGGCCGGTTCGGTTGCCGCGCCCCCCGGCCCGCTCCGCTTCGTGGGCCCGGCGATGACGCCCCGTCCCGGCGGGCCGGCCTTTCCGTGGAGCCGCCTTGATCCCGACCGCGCCACGGTGCTGGTCACCCTCGGAACCGTCAACACCGACGCGGGCAGCGCCTTCCTGAGCGCCTGCGAGCAGTCGCTGCGGGCCCGTTCGGCCCGGCTGCAGGCCGTCGTCGTCGACCCCGGCGGGGTCCTGGGCGACCGGGATCCAGCCGACCCCGACATCGTGGTGCAGCCCCGCGTACCGCAGCTGGACCTGCTCGCCCGCGCTGCCGCCGTCATCTGCCACGCCGGCCACAACACGGTCTGCGAGGCCCTGTGGCACGGCGTGCCGCTGGTCGTCGCCCCGATCCGGGACGACCAACCGGTGGTGGCCGGCCAGGTGGTCGCCGCCGGCGCCGGCGTCCGGGTGCGCTTCGGACGCACCAGCGCGGACCGGCTCGGCCAGGCGCTGGACACGGTCCTGGACGACCCCGCCCACCAGGGCGCGGCACGTCGCGTCGGCGCCTCCTTCCGCGCGGCGGGTGGCGCGGCCCGCGCCGCCGACCACCTCGAAGAGCTGACCGCCAGGAGCCCCCGATGACCACGACCAGCAGCAGTAGCGCGGTCGCCGCCCTGCGGCCCGGCTACCAGGCCGAACTGGCCGACGGCACCGCCAAGTTCTTCCACCAGCGACGAACCGACTGCCCCTGGTGCGGCAGCGGCCGGCTGGCCCTCCGGCTGCGCACCACCGACCTGCTGCAGCACAAGCCGGGCGAGTTCCTGCTGGACGAGTGCCAGGACTGCGCACACGTCTTCCAGAACCCCCAACTGAACGGCACCGGGCTGGAGTTCTACTACCGCGACTTCTACGACGGCCTGGGGGAGCAGCGGTTGGGCGGCGTCTTTGCGACCCGCACCGCCGCCTACCGCAGCCGGGCCCGCTCGGTGACCCCGTTCGACGCCGCGCCGGCCAGCTGGCTGGACGTCGGCACCGGGCACGGGCACTTCTGCGAGACCGCCCGCGAGACCTTCCCCGGCACCTCCTTCGACGGCCTGGACCTCAGTGAGGGAGCTGAACTTGCCCAGCGCAACGGCCGGTTGGCCAACGGGTTCCGCGGCGCCTTCCCCGACCTGGCACCCGAGCTGGCCGGGCGCTACGACGTGGTCAGTATGTTCCACTACCTGGAGCACAGCACCGACCCGGCACGGGAGTTGACCGCCGCCCGGCAGGCGCTGCGCCCCGGCGGGCTGCTGCTGATCGAGGTGCCCGACCCGCGCAGCCGCTTCGCCCGCCTGCTGGGGCGCTGGTGGCTGCCCTGGCTGCAGCCCCAGCACCTGCACCTGATGCCCGCGGCCAACCTGCGGCAGCGGCTGGGCGAACTGGGCTTCACCGTCCTGCTGGAGCAGCACGGCGAGGCCCACGACCCGGTCGACCTGCTGGCCGCCTGCTGGCTGCTGCTGGACGCGCTCGCGCCGAGCGAGGACGCGCCCTGGCGGGCCGGCAGGCCGCCGGGACGGGTGCGGCGGGCCCTGCGCGGCGCGTGCTTCCTGGCCGGCGCGCCCGTCCTGCTGCTCGCGGCCCTCGCCGACCGCCTGCTCGCGCCGCTCGCCGGCCGCACGGGCCTCGCCAACGCCTACCGGCTGCTCGCCCGCCGCCCCTGACCGAAGGTCTGTCAGGCGACGCCGAGTGGATTGAGGATGCTGAACTTCCAACTCCCGTCGGCTGCTTGGCGGGCGACGTTGGCCGTGGTACCGGTGGGACTGATCCTCGTGCCGTCGGGCGCGGTGATCTCCATCGTCCAGTCGACGACCACCAGCGCGGTGTCCGCTCCAATGAGGACGTGCGGACGGGCGCATTGCCGACCTCGACGCGATCCTGCTGCTGTTCACCCCCGCGTCCCCGCCACCCGTGCCAGCCCTCGCTTCTGTGCTCAACTCCGGCTTCGGTCCGGCCGCCTGGCCACTGCCACCGTCCGACCGTCAGGCGGTCAGCCGGACCATGTCCGACCTCGCCACGGAGTACGACAGCCTCCC
This genomic window contains:
- a CDS encoding phosphopantetheine-binding protein, which translates into the protein MTTTEQEVLAEITAMLATVLEEYGLDDAEVTMESRFTQDLELESIDLVTLAGQLQERWGGRINFAEFIAGMELDEIIGLTVGRLVHHVVGRLQSAERS
- a CDS encoding alpha/beta hydrolase yields the protein MAFLDLDGRRCHVQRLGPRDGRPPAATAVLLHGLLTDSLASYYFTLAPALAAAGVEVLMYDHRGHGRSGRPATGYRLEHFTDDLEALLDRLELTGPLHLLGNSFGGTVAFSLAARRPEQVASILAIESEPASPAWAVKLDGILREAERHLVAEESLAWVAQHRGAHTARLARSAGTLLVGTTLARDIPASRLPSPDELRAIRCPVLAVYGTRSDLAPQAAWLEGLLPDCRSTFVPDQEHSVLIEEPETVRRLAFDWLRENGARLVPQAEGSLR
- a CDS encoding nucleotide disphospho-sugar-binding domain-containing protein, translating into MSRFLFVVPPLVGHLNPAVAVAAELAARGHSIGWAGVPELIAQLAGPAAEVHPCAVSAGGPDGPAQRPPELRGPAALKFLWEDFLIPLAEAMAPGVTAAVARFRPDVLVVDQQAVAGALVAERLGLPWATSATTSAEFTGALDGMPLVDAWIAGLLADLRTRIGDPRGSADPRFSPHLILAFTTPELAGSVAAPPGPLRFVGPAMTPRPGGPAFPWSRLDPDRATVLVTLGTVNTDAGSAFLSACEQSLRARSARLQAVVVDPGGVLGDRDPADPDIVVQPRVPQLDLLARAAAVICHAGHNTVCEALWHGVPLVVAPIRDDQPVVAGQVVAAGAGVRVRFGRTSADRLGQALDTVLDDPAHQGAARRVGASFRAAGGAARAADHLEELTARSPR
- a CDS encoding class I SAM-dependent methyltransferase, with amino-acid sequence MTTTSSSSAVAALRPGYQAELADGTAKFFHQRRTDCPWCGSGRLALRLRTTDLLQHKPGEFLLDECQDCAHVFQNPQLNGTGLEFYYRDFYDGLGEQRLGGVFATRTAAYRSRARSVTPFDAAPASWLDVGTGHGHFCETARETFPGTSFDGLDLSEGAELAQRNGRLANGFRGAFPDLAPELAGRYDVVSMFHYLEHSTDPARELTAARQALRPGGLLLIEVPDPRSRFARLLGRWWLPWLQPQHLHLMPAANLRQRLGELGFTVLLEQHGEAHDPVDLLAACWLLLDALAPSEDAPWRAGRPPGRVRRALRGACFLAGAPVLLLAALADRLLAPLAGRTGLANAYRLLARRP